A stretch of Dyella sp. BiH032 DNA encodes these proteins:
- a CDS encoding sigma-54 dependent transcriptional regulator, whose product MAVSKVDAKRCVVWFGQPSATEHMRLNRAGWYVRVADASAIGGIGTRAGNTVVAVADLRQADAAAISAMQHVMGAYPGLPWVALMPSEMPAGDPDLGGVIDTCVDVFTAPVDVDRLLDSLGYLGGDIVPAETDDLGITGHSKATRAVIASVRKYAPVDLPVLITGETGTGKEVAARALHGLSRRSGRPFAAINCGALPPNLVQSELFGHERGAFTGANARRIGHFESAAGGTVFLDEVGDLPADAQTSLLRFLQEGTLERVGSSQSIKLDVRVLAATHVDLEKAVEQGRFREDLYYRLNVLRLHMPALREREDDVVLLAQHFLDAFREHHGSHARTFSSAARQAMRHFGWPGNVRELLNRVQRAAVVAEDALITPEDLDLVHVSQMPLGRASLGGARVAAEREAVISCLRECHFNVSECARRLKVSRVTIYRLCKKHGLSLDQLR is encoded by the coding sequence GAATCGCGCCGGGTGGTACGTCCGCGTGGCGGATGCCTCGGCCATCGGCGGCATCGGCACGCGTGCCGGCAATACCGTGGTGGCGGTGGCCGATCTGCGCCAGGCGGACGCCGCCGCCATATCGGCCATGCAGCACGTCATGGGCGCTTATCCAGGATTGCCCTGGGTGGCGCTGATGCCGTCGGAAATGCCCGCCGGCGATCCGGACCTGGGTGGCGTGATCGACACCTGCGTCGATGTGTTCACCGCACCGGTCGACGTCGACCGGCTGCTGGACTCGCTGGGTTATCTCGGCGGCGACATCGTCCCCGCCGAAACGGACGACCTGGGCATCACCGGACACAGCAAGGCGACGCGCGCGGTCATTGCCAGCGTTCGCAAGTACGCTCCGGTGGATTTGCCGGTGCTGATCACCGGAGAGACCGGCACCGGCAAAGAGGTGGCCGCACGCGCGTTGCATGGGCTTTCCCGTCGCAGCGGCCGTCCGTTCGCCGCGATCAATTGCGGCGCATTGCCGCCGAACCTGGTGCAGTCGGAATTGTTTGGCCACGAACGCGGTGCCTTCACAGGCGCGAATGCACGCCGCATCGGCCATTTCGAATCGGCTGCGGGAGGCACGGTGTTCCTCGACGAAGTAGGTGACCTGCCGGCCGATGCGCAGACCAGCCTGCTGCGTTTCCTGCAGGAGGGCACGCTGGAGCGCGTGGGCAGCAGCCAATCGATCAAGCTCGACGTGCGCGTGCTGGCGGCCACGCATGTGGACCTGGAAAAAGCGGTCGAGCAGGGGCGCTTCCGCGAAGACCTCTACTACCGGCTCAACGTGCTGCGTCTCCACATGCCGGCGCTGCGGGAGCGCGAGGACGACGTCGTGCTGCTGGCCCAGCATTTCCTCGACGCCTTCCGCGAGCACCACGGCAGCCACGCGCGCACCTTCAGCAGTGCCGCCCGGCAGGCCATGCGCCACTTCGGATGGCCGGGCAACGTGCGCGAGTTGCTCAACCGCGTGCAGCGTGCGGCCGTGGTCGCCGAGGACGCGCTGATCACGCCGGAGGACCTGGACCTGGTCCATGTCTCGCAGATGCCGCTGGGCCGGGCGAGCCTGGGCGGTGCGCGCGTCGCGGCCGAACGCGAGGCGGTGATCAGCTGCCTGCGGGAATGCCATTTCAATGTCAGCGAATGTGCGCGGCGGCTGAAGGTCTCGCGCGTCACCATCTACCGGCTCTGCAAGAAGCACGGGCTTTCGCTGGATCAGCTGCGCTGA